In a single window of the Paenibacillus sp. MMS20-IR301 genome:
- the atpD gene encoding F0F1 ATP synthase subunit beta yields the protein MNKGRVVSIMGPVVDIEFERGQLPEIFNAIKITASLEDGRSIDLTLEVSNHLGDNLVRCIAMSSTDGLVRGIDAIDQGGPISVPVGEATLGRVFNVLGNPIDNGAEVVAARNPIHRLAPTFDELSTQAEILETGIKVIDLLAPYAKGGKIGLFGGAGVGKTVTIQELINNIAQEHGGISVFAGVGERTREGNDLYHEMTDSGVIKKTAMVFGQMNEPPGARLRVALTGLTMAEYFRDVEGRDTLLFIDNIFRFTQAGSEVSALLGRMPSAVGYQPTLATEMGQLQERITSTKKGSVTSIQAIYVPADDYTDPAPATAFAHLDATTNLERKISEKGIFPAVDPLASSSRILAPEIVGEEHYNVAQGVKQLLQRYTELQDIIAILGMDELSEEDKVIVARARKVERFLSQPFHVAEQFTGFKGKYVPIKETVRSFKEILEGKHDDLPEVAFLFVGTIEEAVEKAKTL from the coding sequence ATGAACAAAGGACGCGTTGTGAGCATTATGGGTCCGGTTGTCGATATTGAATTTGAACGCGGCCAGCTGCCCGAGATATTCAACGCTATCAAAATCACTGCGAGTCTGGAAGACGGACGCAGTATTGATCTGACTCTTGAAGTTTCCAATCATCTTGGTGACAATCTGGTGCGTTGTATTGCCATGTCTTCCACGGATGGACTGGTTCGCGGTATTGATGCGATCGACCAGGGAGGACCCATTTCGGTTCCTGTCGGCGAAGCGACACTCGGCCGTGTATTCAACGTGCTTGGTAATCCGATTGATAACGGTGCTGAAGTTGTAGCTGCCAGAAATCCGATTCACCGCCTGGCACCGACCTTCGACGAATTGTCGACCCAAGCGGAAATCCTGGAAACCGGAATCAAGGTTATTGACCTGCTTGCCCCTTACGCTAAGGGCGGTAAGATCGGCCTGTTCGGCGGTGCCGGTGTAGGTAAAACAGTAACCATCCAGGAATTGATCAACAACATCGCGCAGGAACACGGTGGTATCTCCGTATTCGCCGGTGTTGGTGAGCGTACCCGTGAAGGTAACGACCTGTATCATGAAATGACCGATTCCGGCGTTATCAAGAAAACGGCGATGGTATTCGGACAAATGAACGAGCCGCCGGGCGCACGTCTGCGTGTAGCCTTGACCGGTCTGACTATGGCGGAGTACTTCCGTGATGTAGAAGGCCGCGATACGCTGCTCTTTATCGATAACATATTCCGCTTCACCCAGGCGGGTTCCGAAGTATCGGCCCTGCTCGGCCGTATGCCTTCCGCGGTAGGTTACCAGCCTACTCTGGCTACAGAAATGGGTCAGCTGCAGGAGCGTATTACGTCCACGAAGAAAGGTTCTGTTACTTCCATCCAGGCGATCTACGTGCCTGCGGATGACTATACCGACCCTGCGCCGGCTACAGCATTTGCCCACTTGGATGCAACGACTAACCTTGAGCGTAAAATCTCCGAAAAAGGGATCTTCCCTGCGGTGGATCCGCTGGCTTCAAGCTCCCGTATCCTTGCTCCAGAAATCGTGGGTGAAGAGCATTATAACGTGGCACAGGGCGTTAAGCAACTGCTGCAGCGTTATACTGAGCTTCAGGATATCATTGCGATTCTGGGTATGGATGAGCTGAGTGAAGAAGATAAAGTGATTGTAGCCCGTGCCCGTAAGGTTGAGCGCTTCCTGTCCCAGCCTTTCCACGTAGCCGAACAGTTCACTGGCTTCAAAGGCAAATACGTGCCGAT